A stretch of the Conger conger chromosome 3, fConCon1.1, whole genome shotgun sequence genome encodes the following:
- the sgo2 gene encoding uncharacterized protein sgo2 — translation MQLEGSARRFAAVDPKGLKSTTKPAALKAAKQNSSLVAKIKTKIQNTSSFFKVSLKTNNKALALALVAQKDKSRLLETETVRLRKEVQSLCFDLAHHRHQHNRLVRLLKDLQASALHSIVAAVDLLSAEDVQDSSDAPDEINEKSQTHPEDAITELGRVPGRVPVVSEKIGNTPRPSPKKPTRESSGSSGSQDQLGNPSEEIHSQTSTATLHRVIGQGSTCNEDTETVAESIPPRKEKIARPSSGLQQELDKWSQIYLDIQLEPEPIPEPLAVVNSPPLPESASVEPKGTSGGLTGESPGPERTTLFESEMEITLGEPLAEIVAVETKPKKSRKESVAKSQRKEGTQADGTRPPDKEEEKKKKKKKKSSSVRWEETPSTDAPPTQGRGQMRSPASYLSLNPVGPASEAEVKEVEPVEREAEPAQREAEPAQREAEPVERDGDLFAARRNVHVTSRNAKNRRQTREAPPGFIGERSARKTYIVSLDAERANAGPLSSPKDDYFGNAETCGARIGEKEIPWDTDTREDEEGLGGKSRKTYVVPASQSGCAVSRRTYVISDDGERGRTSTKSRRTKALSVSREHEPAADRLCVMDPGRTGEPAAGEPSALEHQSGPGLAGKRKGPFTEGPGAPSWDPTGSPVTLDGPIMLENPPWETPLDPSSAVTGEPKPKRCRKESGTRVGKKERKRRDEASSQVKKREKGSGHKEKHLDANVPTSWGYSGTLTPAPSNHAGPDPRELSAGRPEPCGIATASVTSHRKNIMRKTNIITSDGRCEGSNSVDTTVTSQPIEFPVAEQNIGAIKPVTLAHASADSNCEVKKENYAYSTTTEAENGVARNDAFWEPNIHLSQEQMATPSHQSCPVANRKTSVVSERHARGPASVKGQRSRVAPSGRDSEAERAVHSGGVLAAPPSPDGTRESLKKLILEERPPWELMDDSCASLPEWDVPLQTPAPGPVSKPTPARVAVYEEPADPAPESSPAGRALQSLTNTPVTMDAEHGRVRRRGKGAVSYKEPSINCKMRRGDKFSDTKFLSSPIFKDKKKKKKAHAQKMEIDTRLSFNDTD, via the exons ATGCAGTTGGAAGGGAGTGCGCGGCGCTTCGCAGCGGTTGATCCGAAGGGTCTGAAAAGCACGACGAAACCGGCTGCCCTCAAAGCGGCCAAGCAGAACTCGTCGTTAGTCGCGAAGATCAAGACAAAGATCCAAA ATACCTCGTCCTTCTTCAAGGTCTCGCTGAAGACCAACAACaaggccctggccctggccctcgTAGCGCAGAAGGACAAGAGCCGGCTCCTGGAAACGGAGACCGTTCGCCTTAGGAAAGAAGTGCAGTCCCTGTGCTTCGACCTCGCCCACCACCGACATCAACACAACCGGCTG GTCAGACTCTTGAAGGACCTTCAAGCGAGTGCCTTACACAGCATCGTAGCAGCTGTGGACCTGCTTTCTGCTGAAGATGTACAG GACTCCTCTGATGCTCCTgatgaaataaatgagaaatCCCAGACACACCCAGAAGATGCCATCACAGAGCTGGGGAG GGTCCCCGGTAGGGTACCTGTGGTATCTGAGAAAATTGGAAACACTCCACGCCCTTCTCCGAAGAAACCAACCAGGGAATCCAGTGGATCCAGTGGATCCCAAGACCAACTGGGGAATCCCTCAGAGGAGATCCACTcacaaaccagcacagccacTCTTCACAGGGTCATAGGTCAAG GAAGTACATGCAATGAGGATACAGAGACTGTAGCTGAAAGTATCCCACCTCGAAAGGAAAAAATTGCCCGTCCATCGTCTGGCTTGCAGCAGGAGTTGGATAAGTGGTCTCAGATCTATTTAGACATCCAGCTGGAGCCAGAACCTATCCCAGAACCCCTTGCTGTTGTGAACTCTCCGCCTCTACCAGAGTCGGCCTCAGTGGAGCCCAAAGGGACGTCGGGCGGCCTAACGGGGGAGTCCCCAGGCCCGGAGAGGACCACCCTGTTTGAGTCCGAGATGGAGATCACGCTGGGCGAACCCCTGGCAGAAATAGTCGCCGTGGAGACCAAGCCCAAGAAAAGCAGGAAGGAGAGCGTGGCGAAGTCGCAGAGGAAGGAGGGCACGCAGGCAGACGGCACTCGGCCTCCGGAtaaggaagaggagaagaagaagaagaagaagaagaagagcagCTCTGTTCGCTGGGAAGAGACTCCTAGCACAGATGCTCCTCCTACTCAGGGGCGGGGCCAGATGCGGAGCCCCGCCTCCTACCTGTCCCTCAATCCCGTCGGCCCCGCCTCCGAGGCGGAGGTGAAAGAGGTGGAGCCTGTGGAAAGGGAGGCGGAGCCTGCACAAAGGGAGGCGGAGCCTGCACAAAGGGAGGCGGAGCCTGTGGAAAGGGACGGGGACCTGTTCGCGGCTCGCCGGAATGTTCACGTCACCTCCCGCAACGCGAAGAACCGCCGCCAAACCCGCGAAGCCCCGCCAGGCTTCATCGGGGAGCGGAGCGCGCGGAAAACCTACATCGTCTCCCTCGACGCCGAGCGCGCGAACGCCGGCCCCCTCAGCTCGCCGAAAGACGACTACTTTGGCAACGCGGAAACGTGCGGCGCGAGAATCGGGGAAAAGGAAATCCCCTGGGATACGGACACTCGGGAAGACGAGGAAGGCCTCGGAGGGAAAAGCAGGAAGACTTACGTCGTCCCCGCGTCGCAGAGCGGCTGCGCCGTGAGCAGGAGGACGTACGTGATCTCGGACGACGGCGAGCGGGGCCGCACGAGCACGAAGAGCAGGAGGACTAAAGCTCTCTCTGTAAGCAGGGAGCACGAGCCTGCGGCTGACAGACTCTGCGTTATGGACCCAGGCCGCACAGGGGAACCGGCTGCAGGTGAGCCGAGCGCGTTAGAACACCAGAGCGGGCCGGGCTTGGCAGGCAAACGCAAGGGGCCGTTCACTGAGGGACCCGGGGCCCCAAGCTGGGACCCGACGGGGAGCCCCGTTACCCTCGATGGCCCCATCATGCTGGAGAACCCTCCTTGGGAGACCCCGTTGGATCCATCGTCTGCCGTCACGGGAGAACCCAAACCCAAGAGGTGCAGGAAGGAGAGCGGCACCAGAGTGGGGAAGAAGGAGAGGAAACGGAGGGATGAAGCCTCATCTCAGGTgaagaagagggagaaaggcagCGGTCATAAAGAGAAACACCTCGATGCGAACGTCCCGACCTCGTGGGGCTACAGTGGGACCCTTACGCCAGCTCCTAGCAACCATGCCGGACCTGATCCGAGGGAACTGTCGGCAGGGCGACCGGAACCCTGTGGCATAGCGACGgcttctgtgacatcacacaggaaGAATATTATGAGGAAGACTAACATCATCACCTCGGATGGTCGTTGTGAAGGCAGTAACTCAGTTGACACAACTGTCACGAGTCAACCGATTGAGTTCCCGGTTGCCGAGCAGAATATAGGTGCCATAAAACCTGTAACTTTAGCCCACGCGTCTGCAGACTCCAACTGTGAAGTGAAGAAGGAAAACTATGCTTATTCTACTACCACGGAAGCTGAGAATGGTGTAGCAAGGAACGATGCATTCTGGGAACCGAATATCCACCTCAGCCAAGAACAGATGGCCACCCCCTCGCATCAGAGCTGTCCTGTCGCGAACAGGAAGACGTCTGTGGTCTCCGAACGTCACGCCCGGGGCCCCGCGTCCGTGAAGGGCCAGAGGAGTAGAGTGGCCCCCAGTGGGAGGGACTCCGAGGCGGAGAGGGCGGTGCATTCTGGGGGGGTCCTGGCAGCCCCCCCCTCTCCGGACGGGACGCGGGAGAGCCTAAAAAAGCTCATCCTGGAGGAGAGGCCCCCCTGGGAGCTGATGGATGACAGCTGCGCCTCGCTCCCCGAGTGGGACGTCCCGCTGCAGACGCCGGCCCCCGGGCCCGTCTCCAAGCCCACGCCCGCCAGGGTCGCCGTCTACGAGGAGCCGGCCGACCCAGCTCCAGAGAGCTCCCCGG CGGGTAGAGCGCTGCAGAGTTTGACCAACACACCTGTTACCATGGACGCGGAGCATGGGAGGGTGAGGAGACGTGGGAAAGGGGCTGTTTCCTACAAGGAGCCGTCAATCAACTG CAAAATGAGGCGTGGAGATAAGTTCAGTGACACCAAGTTCCTGAGCTCTCCCATCTTTAaagacaagaagaagaagaagaaagcgcACGCCCAGAAGATGGAGATTGACACACGGCTTTCTTTCAACGACACGGACTGA
- the LOC133124994 gene encoding uncharacterized protein C2orf80-like isoform X1: protein MEMRRLKRDLQTLLGDYIGQRIREKRFDPRGKAATMLDDLAHYDLAITVALCWLDRGEGQDGVDSDLIAVTSPGNGQYPNHLEREAMILSTFAGMVLNSLPVEEVLSLYSCKPSASYPQERTKSTIVHPFTLSSHPFAMLKSYKAVAHSRRHTQLLQRWRSGQSKCESRTSAQSPPSSSSSSSSSSSSSSPSPQPPSLSDSEHFLRDLTEHYEGSAESLQD from the exons ATGGAAATGAGACGCCTGAAACGCGATCTCCAGACCCTGCT GGGAGACTACATCGGACAGAGAATCCGAGAGAAACGCTTCGATCCCAGGGGTAAGGCTGCCACCATGCTCGATGACTTG GCGCACTATGACCTGGCCATCACCGTGGCCCTCTGCTGGCTCGACAGGGGCGAGGGCCAAGACGGCGTCGATAGTGACCTCAT AGCGGTCACCAGTCCTGGGAACGGCCAGTACCCCAACCACCTGGAGCGGGAGGCCATGATCCTGTCCACCTTCGCCGGGATGGTCCTG AACAGCCTCCCTGTGGAGGAAGTCCTGTCCCTGTACAGCTGCAAGCCGTCCGCCTCGTACCCTCAGGAACGCACCAAG AGCACCATCGTCCACCCCTTCACCCTGTCCTCCCACCCCTTCGCCATGCTCAAGTCCTACAAGGCCGTGGCTCACTCCAGGAGACACA CCCAGTTGCTGCAGCGCTGGAGGTCTGGCCAGTCTAAGTGTGAGTCCAGGACGTCAGCACAGTCCCcaccctcatcctcatcctcatcatcatcatcctcatcctcatcctccccctcaccacagcccccctccctcagc GACAGCGAGCACTTCCTGAGAGATCTGACGGAACACTACGAGGGCTCAGCGGAATCCCTGCAGGActga
- the LOC133124994 gene encoding uncharacterized protein C2orf80 homolog isoform X2 — translation MTCTSCVSVLQAHYDLAITVALCWLDRGEGQDGVDSDLIAVTSPGNGQYPNHLEREAMILSTFAGMVLNSLPVEEVLSLYSCKPSASYPQERTKSTIVHPFTLSSHPFAMLKSYKAVAHSRRHTQLLQRWRSGQSKCESRTSAQSPPSSSSSSSSSSSSSSPSPQPPSLSDSEHFLRDLTEHYEGSAESLQD, via the exons ATGACTTG TACttcctgtgtctctgttctCCAGGCGCACTATGACCTGGCCATCACCGTGGCCCTCTGCTGGCTCGACAGGGGCGAGGGCCAAGACGGCGTCGATAGTGACCTCAT AGCGGTCACCAGTCCTGGGAACGGCCAGTACCCCAACCACCTGGAGCGGGAGGCCATGATCCTGTCCACCTTCGCCGGGATGGTCCTG AACAGCCTCCCTGTGGAGGAAGTCCTGTCCCTGTACAGCTGCAAGCCGTCCGCCTCGTACCCTCAGGAACGCACCAAG AGCACCATCGTCCACCCCTTCACCCTGTCCTCCCACCCCTTCGCCATGCTCAAGTCCTACAAGGCCGTGGCTCACTCCAGGAGACACA CCCAGTTGCTGCAGCGCTGGAGGTCTGGCCAGTCTAAGTGTGAGTCCAGGACGTCAGCACAGTCCCcaccctcatcctcatcctcatcatcatcatcctcatcctcatcctccccctcaccacagcccccctccctcagc GACAGCGAGCACTTCCTGAGAGATCTGACGGAACACTACGAGGGCTCAGCGGAATCCCTGCAGGActga
- the LOC133124996 gene encoding gamma-crystallin M2-like — protein MGKIIFYEDSNFGGRHHECSGDCADLHSYFSRCHSIRVQSGCFMIYDRSNYMGHQYFLRRGEYSDYQRVMGMNDCVRSCRMIPMHHSSYRMRLYERSDLGGRMMELMDDCPNMMDRFHMSDFHSCNVMDGHWLMYDQANYRGRHFYLRPGEYRRYSDWGGMSPRIGSIRRIMDL, from the exons ATGGGCAAG ATCATCTTCTACGAGGACAGCAACTTCGGCGGCCGGCACCACGAGTGCAGCGGCGACTGTGCCGACCTGCACTCCTACTTCAGCCGCTGCCACTCCATCCGCGTGCAGAGCGGCTGCTTCATGATCTACGACCGCTCCAACTACATGGGCCACCAGTACTTCCTGCGGAGGGGGGAGTACTCCGACTACCAGCGCGTGATGGGCATGAACGACTGCGTCAGGTCCTGCCGCATGATCCCCATG CACCACAGCTCGTACCGCATGCGTCTGTACGAGCGCTCGGACCTGGGCGGCCGGATGATGGAGCTGATGGACGACTGCCCCAACATGATGGACCGCTTCCACATGTCCGACTTCCACTCCTGCAACGTGATGGACGGCCACTGGCTGATGTACGACCAGGCCAACTACAGGGGGCGCCACTTCTACCTGCGGCCGGGGGAGTACCGGCGCTACAGCGACTGGGGCGGCATGAGCCCGCGCATCGGCTCCATCAGACGCATCATGGACCTCTAA
- the LOC133124998 gene encoding gamma-crystallin S-1-like — protein sequence MGKIIFYEDRNFGGRHYECSSDCADFSSYFSRCNSIRVESGCFMIYERANYMGHQYFMSRGEYPDYQRWMGMSDSIRSCRMIPMHSPGSYRMRFYERMEFGGQMMELMDDCPDMMDRFHFSEIHSCNVMEGNWLFYDQANYRGRHFYLRPGEYRRFSDWGGVSARVGSIRRIMAN from the exons ATGGGGAAG ATCATCTTCTACGAGGACAGGAACTTCGGCGGTCGGCACTACGAGTGCAGCAGCGACTGTGCCGACTTCAGCTCCTACTTCAGCCGCTGCAACTCCATCCGCGTGGAGAGCGGCTGCTTCATGATCTACGAGCGCGCCAACTACATGGGCCACCAGTACTTCATGAGCCGCGGGGAGTACCCCGACTACCAGCGCTGGATGGGCATGAGCGACAGCATCCGCTCCTGCCGCATGATCCCCATG CACTCCCCCGGGTCCTACCGGATGCGATTCTACGAGAGGATGGAGTTCGGAGGTCAGATGATGGAGCTGATGGACGACTGCCCCGACATGATGGACCGCTTCCACTTCTCCGAGATCCACTCCTGCAACGTGATGGAGGGCAACTGGCTGTTCTACGACCAGGCCAACTACAGGGGGCGCCACTTCTACCTGCGGCCGGGGGAGTACCGCAGGTTCAGCGACTGGGGCGGCGTGAGTGCTCGCGTGGGCTCCATCAGACGCATCATGGCCAACTAG